AGGTCAGCTGATCGAAATTCAAACACAGAGGTTTCATTTGAAACCTCTGTGTTTGAAACGCACAGTAAGGAAATGGTCAGCAGAGACTGAAGAGGCCCCGAGGGACTGTTTCCGTTCTACTGTGTGGGACAACCTCTGCAGCCCCCTGGAGGATGACCTCAACAGCATCACAGActgcattacagattacatgaacACCGTAGCCATCAAAAAGGTATGGTGTTTTTCTAACAACAAGCCATCGATAAATCCTGAAATTAAAGCTCTCCtcaaggagaagaagagagtCTTTAGATCTGGACACGAACAGGAGCTGAGAGTCGTCCAGAAGAAGCTGAAATGGAAGATAAGGCAAGGAAATGAAAACTACAGGAGGAAGATGGAAGAGCAGCTGCAACAGGACAACATCAGAGGGGTTTGGAACAGCCTGAAGACAATCTCAGGACAAAAACCAACCCCTCAGGCTGCAGGAGACTTGGGGTGGGTGAATGacctaaataatattttaataggTTTGATCAACCACCCACCCCTCCCACAGCATCGTCCCCCCCTGCTGCAATCTCCTTCAGGGACTGCCTCTCCTTCATCTCAGGACTTCACAACTCTCAGCTTCACGCCTCCCAGCTCCCAGTCATTACACCCACCCCCGGCTTCTGTGGACTCCAACATACACCACCCTCCCCCAAAATCCATTCTTTCTATCTCAGCACTTCAAGTGAGGAACGAGCTTCGCAAGATCAAGGTGCGGAAGGCtgcaggtccagatggcatcagctccaGGCTCCTGAGATGCTGCGCAGATGAACTGTGTGGCATCCTAGGATATctgctcaacctgagcctgTCACTGGGGAAAGTATCACAGCTGTGGAAGACATCCTGTGTGGTACCGGTACCAAAGACCTCCCATCCCAAGGACCTCAGCAGCTACAGGCCAGTACCCCTGACATCGCATCTGATGAAGAACCTCGAGAGGTTGGTTCTAAACCATCTGCGCCCCCTGGTGAGGTCTTCATTGGATCCGCTACAGTTTgcttaccagcctggcattggggtggaggacgccatcatctacctcctGCACCGAGCTCTGACTCACCTGGAGAAGCCTGGAAGCACTGTTTAGCTGGAGCTATCGGGAGTGGACCAACACATGTCCCAGTGgatactggactacctcacaggacgcccacagtatgtgaggtcACAGGGCTGTGTCTCTGACACGCTGGTCTGCAGTATGGGGGCCCCACAGGGTGCCGTCACCGtcctcttcaccctctccacgctgccacctacagaagttctctgacgactctgccatagtcggcctcatcacaggTGAGGACGACTCAGAGTACAGACGGTGGACTCTGGACTTTGTAGACTGGTGTCAGCAGAGCCACCTGCTGATCAACGCCGGGAAAACCAAGGAATTGGTGGTGGACTTCCGGAGACGCagacccaccacactgacaccggtgaacatccagggagtggacattgagatagtggactcttataggtacctgggtgttcacctgaataataaactggactggagccaCAACGCTGATGCTCTTTACAGGAAAGGTCAGAGCAGACTCGACCTGCTGAGGCagctgaggtcatttggagtacagggagcgcttttaaagactttctatgactctgtggtggcatccgtcattttttacagtgttgtatgttggagcagcagtttatcggcagctgagaggaagaggttggataaactcatcaggaaggccagctctgttctgggatgcacccAGGACCaagtgcaggtggtgggagacagaaggactctggccaaaataacatctctgatggacagagtctcccacTCCATGcatgttgctgaactgcagagctccttcagtgacagactgctgcatcctagatgcatgaaggagcatttccgcaggtccttcctccctgcagctgtcagactgtacaatcagaactgctcccaacaaacatagatgtttacatctgcgctgtaactgcaataagttAATCAACCGATTCACACTGCAAcctggtttgcctcttatctgtagttatttttatttaatttaataactgtacagtactctgtttatagtaaccattgtccttaatgtaaatatgtaagaaatattgtgtatgtttctgttctgtgtactgtttgtttgtatatgggtctttctggctgctgttaaaACCAAATTTCCCCGTGTgagacaattaaaggattattctattctattctattctattctatttgacAAGAAAGGGCAGTCATCAGTTCTCCTTGTCTCCTCTGTGCTTGATCCTTCTACCTGTAGCTATTTTTAacagcttttaaaatgtgttttgataTTAGATGAAAGGACCAAACACTACAGTTGTTGAAACCATTCTGCAGGTTGAAGGCTGCGTGTAGCTTCTACCTGTGCAGGTGTAGGGGCACCAGCGCAGTCTGCCTGAGGACAGGTGACATCCCGGACGTTCCCCTCTGTGATCTGAACCGTACAGAACTCGCAGAGACAGGCCCGGCAGAAGACGTGGCCACACGGTGACAGCTTCACGCACTCGGACCCGAGCCGGCCCATAAAACAAACCCCGCAGTCAAAGAAAGTGGTGGCAAACACTTTGTGTTTCTGGGCCGCATCATAAATCAAAATGTGGGACAGCAGAGTCTGTGATGGAGATAAAAAGAGACCAGAGAGGGTTTGCTCTTCACTCTGAGGAGAATCTGTGGGCTGGACCGGCAGAGAAGCAGCTCCAAGTTCACTTGGATCTAACGTGCCTGAGGAGGTGGAGGGAAGCAGCGATGAGAGAGAAGCATCTCCTTCATTTAAGAAATCTTCCCGGACACTTTGATGATGCTTGGATTTCTCTGCAGATGAAGAAAGATCATCCTGGAGATCAACATTAAACTCTGAGGCTTGGAGGATTGTCACATCTGGAGTGTGTGTGGTTTGGTTTTGGAGTGCAGGCTCTGGAGAAAGAGCTCTTTGATAATCTGAGGTTAGATCACTCTGGCTCTGGTGAGAGTTCAGATCATTCTGGTCATGCTTGCAGGAGTCTAAAGCCGAAGCTCCCTGAGAGTCTGCGCTGCTCCCGTCTGAAGGATTCTCCTGAACTTCCGAGGATGGTACAGAGAACTCTGGCTCTGAATTGTTCTTTGGTTCTGAGAGTTCAGCATCGTGTTGGTCCTGGTTATAATGCAGGGTGCTGCGTTCATCAGGAGGAAGATCCAGCTTACTGTGGATGTTCAGGAACCTCAGAGCATCTTCTCTGAGAAACTGCACCCAGGAGAAGAGCACCACAGCTCCCCCAGTGGCCTCATAGAGATCAGCGAGATGAGCACGCAGTGCAGCCAACtgtggagggagagggagaataGATTGTTGTCATCTTTACTGAGCCTCTACAATGTCCTGTGAACCTCTCACACACTGGCAGGCTGAACATGTGACCAACAATGACTTGACTGCTGATTACCTGTGTGTGAGTCAGCCAGCTGCAGGTGAGGctgaaggagggaggggaggaggaaggGTAGTCTTCAGGAAGCCCAAAGTTCAAAAGCAGCGGTGGAAGGAAGGAAATATCATACTGACGCAGACTTTCaccttagaaagaaaaatacgaGCTCATCAGATGAACTAATCTCTTTCtgtaatgtttgtttatttgtttttaaataatttgggTGTATTCGACAGAAAATATTTGATATATTCTGTCACATGAACACAAATAGCAAAAGCTATAAATGATGCTTGATGACATTAAGCTGTTCAAAGGTATAtttaatatagatatatttaaTTCATACATCATACATTCCATTTAATGCCAACAAAAACATGCTCATTACATTGTTACGGGCTCGCCTAATGCAGAACAAGTGtttaactcattttacatcattgGCTACATAAAACCCATTTTTATCTTAAGTAGATGATTAAGGCTGTAACAGTAAAGGTGCTTCCTAATATTCCAAACCAACATTTTCCAAAAACATCAGATCGGACCTTTTCGGTCCAACAGGGGCGTGTTTGACAACCCCGGCGCCTCTGATTTACCCTCTCTGAGAGCCACGCTGAAGCCGACAGGAAGCTCGACACATACTCGGATTTCTCCGGCAGACTTCGACTCGTCCCGAACAAACTCGTCCGCATCGAAAATACTCTGGAGAGCGAGCAGCTCGTCTTCCTGCTCCTCCAAGTCCTCAGTCATCCCTCCACTTCCTCCTCGGTCTGATTTTGTGAGAAGCCTTCCTTCTGTGGCTTCTTGCTTGACTCTGGGTCACACCAGCTGTTCCTGGTCCTTGTTTGTCCGTCCCTCTGACTCATCAGCGTATGATGTAAGAAGCAAAGTACAGGCAGCAACCTCAGCCTACTGTAACCCTGCTGCTAATGCAAACCAGTCTAACAGGCCAAtcagcatgtttgtttgttttttagtactAATACTCCTTAATAGTCcattttgcacttttatttgCAATCCATGTCTCTATGAACCCAACAATACAGTACACTATTAAACTCCTCTCTCCTTTAATTTACTGAAACACATTACAGAAGAATACTCCCTGCTCCTCTGTGAACGTTTCTCCTTTAAGTTCCTCACAAAGTGATCTAAGAGTGCTTTGTTAAATTAGCTAAGTCAATATTAGACATAATGAAACAGAAATTTTAATATCCATCAGTTGTGGCTCTAATTTTCCATCACATTGACTTGGCTTTGGCTCTAGAACTTTTTCTCTGCCTTGCTCAACAGCTTTAGTTCTCTCTGGGATTCGAACTGGACACTCTGGGGGCTTTTTTGGATTTCAAGATGGCAGACAAAGCCCTGGGACTTCTTTGATACATCATTTTTCTGGGCACTGTTAACAGATgctggaaagaaagaaatacagtaTTTACATGCTCTATTCTTCCAAAACTAAATTAGCATTTCACAAATTCTCTGCATCATCAATTGTTCTCtaaatatcattttattattcaGATAAGTGATTCATATATTCAA
The Astatotilapia calliptera chromosome 17, fAstCal1.2, whole genome shotgun sequence genome window above contains:
- the LOC113009710 gene encoding E3 ubiquitin-protein ligase RNF14-like — encoded protein: MTEDLEEQEDELLALQSIFDADEFVRDESKSAGEIRVCVELPVGFSVALREGESLRQYDISFLPPLLLNFGLPEDYPSSSPPSFSLTCSWLTHTQLAALRAHLADLYEATGGAVVLFSWVQFLREDALRFLNIHSKLDLPPDERSTLHYNQDQHDAELSEPKNNSEPEFSVPSSEVQENPSDGSSADSQGASALDSCKHDQNDLNSHQSQSDLTSDYQRALSPEPALQNQTTHTPDVTILQASEFNVDLQDDLSSSAEKSKHHQSVREDFLNEGDASLSSLLPSTSSGTLDPSELGAASLPVQPTDSPQSEEQTLSGLFLSPSQTLLSHILIYDAAQKHKVFATTFFDCGVCFMGRLGSECVKLSPCGHVFCRACLCEFCTVQITEGNVRDVTCPQADCAGAPTPAQVQSLVGEKLFDRYDRLLLQKTLDSMSDVTYCPRTSCGSAVILEKSSKAALCSECGFAFCVICRKTYHGTGKCETKKKYAERYIIDLPQSQEGVKALWEDYASGSRERKRLLENRYGCNLLVSIAEKKLSDNWIANNTKSCPECFTRIEKDGGCDQMLCTRCKKIFWWDRLTPENTTEQFYGGQSSSN